CACGTCGCGGACCTGGTGGTCGAGGCGGATCGCTGACGCGTACGGCAGGTTCTTCGACGGGTCCGTCGCGGCCACGCCCGGCATCGGGAGGACGAGGAGGCGGTCCATGGTTCCCCACTCCCCCGTCACCATCCACTGCGCGTCCGGGGACACAGCGGCGAAGCTGTTGTTGCTCGCCTCCCACGACTCGAGTGCGTGCACGTAGTTGGACCAGGTGCCAGAGGGCGACTGCACGCGGTACAGCTTCCCGCCGCGGTCGTCACGCTGGTACGGCTCGACGTACCAGCCCTGCGCGGCGCCCGGGTCGCCGATGTGGTTCCAGCCTCTGATCAACAGGTCGGCCGGAATGGTGCCGAGACCGGTGTAGCGGTACTGCGTCGTGCTGCCACGCGTCACCGTGGCGAGGCCCTGACTTTCGTCGAGCGGACGGGCGTTGTCGGACCCTACGACATGCCATCCGGTGACGGCGTGGGCCGAGGTGGGTAGGAGGAGGGCGGCTAGCACGAGAACAAGAGAAATCCCCAGTTTGCGCATGCGCAGATTTCTACCCCACGCCGAAGCCCCCGATTCGGAGATGGCAGGAACATGCTGCTAATGTTCTGCACGTTCCTGAGCCCCCGTAGCTCAGGGGATAGAGCACCGCCCTCCGGAGGCGGGTGCGCAGGTTCGAATCCTGCCGGGGGCGCAACCAATCTGGCCGATCCTAGTGCGCGAACACCGCGCACCCTGGGTCGGCCGTTGTGCATTCCGGGGTGGCTACAGGCCTACTGCTCCTTGGCAGTAGGCCCATAGGTGTTGGCGTTGGGCCTCTGATTCTTGGGTTCTGGGTAGGTAATGGGTGGGGCGGATCTGCCGGTCGTGCCAGAAGTTGCCTGTGGGCAGCGTTCGGTTGGTCGCGGCCAGCCAGACGGTGGTGTCGGCGCCTTGGGCGGGTGTGCGGAGGAGCGGGCGGGTGAGGTTGGTGAAGAGCGGGAGGGAGTCGGTCAGCCCAGGGGTTTGGGACCAGCCGGGGTGCATGGTGGCTATGAAGGTGGGGGCCAGTTCGGCGGCCAGGACCGGGGTCAGCGCGACCTGGATGCGTTTACTGCGGGCGTACGCCGTTGCGCCGCGGTAGGTGCCGTTGCGGAACTCCGGGTCGTCGACAGGGAGCCGCTGCGTGTACATGCCGCCGGACGCCACGAAGACGACCCGACCATCCTTCAGGTGCTCGCGCAGGAGGTCGGTCAGGAGGAGTGGACCGAGTACGTGGGTGGCCAGCGTCAGTTCGTGGCCTTGAGGGGATTGCGTACGGCGTGATGGCATGACGCCGGCGTTGTGGATCAGGGCGTGGATGGGGCCGCTCAGTCCGGCGGCGTAGCGGCGTACGGCGTCCAGGTCGGAGACATCGCACTCGTCGACGATGAACTC
This Kribbella sp. NBC_00482 DNA region includes the following protein-coding sequences:
- a CDS encoding SDR family NAD(P)-dependent oxidoreductase, with translation MSRVLDTLLDRTVVPGYTRLGYSLRSRSWPADDPAPNSLTGKTTVVTGARSGLGKATAAGLARLGATVRLVVRDADRTASTLADLRREHPTAEFIVDECDVSDLDAVRRYAAGLSGPIHALIHNAGVMPSRRTQSPQGHELTLATHVLGPLLLTDLLREHLKDGRVVFVASGGMYTQRLPVDDPEFRNGTYRGATAYARSKRIQVALTPVLAAELAPTFIATMHPGWSQTPGLTDSLPLFTNLTRPLLRTPAQGADTTVWLAATNRTLPTGNFWHDRQIRPTHYLPRTQESEAQRQHLWAYCQGAVGL